Proteins found in one Ischnura elegans chromosome 11, ioIscEleg1.1, whole genome shotgun sequence genomic segment:
- the LOC124167973 gene encoding uncharacterized protein LOC124167973 isoform X1 yields the protein MRLRGDSKWNCENVPSGCDQPAPEAAGGRKVARSRTRKSSLHSSRTQSPVTVGSRGRRPVLREKTNLKAEEVIVQPVRGKKERGKVKDVSSDSVLQSCGGVVEKGLITEREGVGRRLRASPQIKGDEEKKSQKFVSGRRSSSAAQLAKKTEKNESDGLEIRRERSSSRSPQLATENGSKSSERIRRTKAVLQKVDGKTESNGVETRGKRGSSQSPQQIPNGSKGLGSGQRKDSFKSPNQTPNGSKGLGSGQRKDSFKSPNQTPNGSKGLGSGQRKDSFKSPKQVAGEGSSKEDSVLVGRRLCVYMNAAADESCKPTLPSKESVYEFEVDGSEPPSRRRRRKGRGATAARGKKKVFPRFPRVRFPSRSETTASSVESVATLSSFDLGSTASERTVHEGPPSFASAASSCKPTFVPPMACAPRSAMTLRKRLSTVLESPLNSPATSMSALGNSPDKGVVVDSFGDSRLKVNEVASSCGETTPSKVPRKSPLAPLHQNSIPCRDNSLLLADEVGLDHREKTPSKAPPVTASSILNGNSQLSHTRVDEEPSFGASVLTNLNSSFALGFAHHHSTPVKARSGSDSSTNFSHSQANDATADKCFGFSSDDDSDGPEGVDGLPSPLLASPRTWAQRQALLMSSPPQLAPSRFAPEVVRRALILEAVSRPLQFDGVRHKGGQSRCALPSAANNLKKTKKTSQRTKKGRKDRLQGIDEYLLKRQAVEPPEKIQDGVEEGAVVTPSSSPPAASLFGDAKEEEAVEEEVVAPLSVRPPRRSYERPWNRKLKKVIGGGLCLDSSDEEDERGGERTRKEREEEKQEEEEVEAPPKVVPPPKPRHRTKATEDKENQMDQWATQINSQFNEVEDFELCLG from the exons ATGCGCTTACGGGGTGACAGCAAGTGGAACTGTGAGAATGTCCCCTCTGGGTGTGACCAACCAGCCCCTGAGGCCGCAGGGGGAAGGAAGGTTGCACGCAGTAGAACCAGGAAATCGTCCTTGCACAGCAGCAGGACCCAATCTCCCGTCACTGTTGGTAGTCGGGGGCGACGTCCCGTGCTGAGGGAGAAGACGAACCTCAAGGCAGAAGAGGTGATTGTGCAACCAGTGAGGGGCAAGAAGGAAAGGGGGAAGGTGAAAGATGTGTCAAGTGACAGTGTGCTTCAGTCTTGTGGTGGGGTTGTGGAGAAGGGACTGATTACAGAGAGAGAAGGAGTGGGCAGGAGATTGAGGGCTTCACCTCAGATCAAGggagatgaagaaaagaaaagcCAAAAGTTTGTGTCTGGAAGGAGAAGTAGCAGTGCAGCACAGCTTGCAAAGAAAACAGAGAAGAATGAAAGTGATGGTTTGGAAATTAGAAGGGAGAGGAGTAGCTCACGATCGCCCCAGCTGGCAACAGAAAATGGAAGCAAAAGTTCAGAGAGGATAAGAAGAACTAAAGCAGTGCTGCAGAAGGTGGATGGGAAGACTGAGAGCAATGGTGTGGAGACTAGGGGCAAGCGGGGTAGCTCGCAATCCCCCCAGCAGATACCAAATGGGAGTAAAGGTCTGGGTAGTGGGCAGAGAAAGGACAGCTTTAAATCGCCCAACCAGACACCAAATGGGAGTAAAGGTCTGGGTAGTGGGCAGAGAAAGGACAGCTTTAAATCGCCCAACCAGACACCAAATGGGAGTAAAGGCCTGGGTAGTGGACAGAGAAAGGACAGCTTCAAATCGCCCAAGCAGGTGGCTGGTGAAGGAAGCAGTAAGGAGGATAGTGTGTTGGTGGGTAGGAGGCTCTGCGTTTATATGAACGCTGCTGCTGATGAGTCGTGCAAACCCACATTGCCCAGCAAGGAAAGTGTCTACGAGTTTGAGGTGGATGGCAGTGAGCCCCCGAGTCGTCGTAGGAGGAGGAAGGGTAGAGGTGCAACTGCCGCCAGGGGCAAGAAGAAGGTGTTCCCACGATTCCCCAG GGTGAGGTTCCCCTCAAGGTCAGAGACTACTGCTTCATCGGTAGAGTCAGTGGCCACTCTATCATCCTTTGACTTGGGGTCCACGGCTTCCGAGAGGACCGTCCATGAGGGGCCACCTTCATTTGCATCAGCAGCAAGCAGCTGCAAGCCCACCTTTGTGCCTCCCATGGCTTGTGCACCACGGTCTGCCATGACCCTGAGGAAACGACTGTCGACTGTCCTAGAGTCTCCCCTTAACTCTCCTGCCACCTCCATGTCTGCACTTGGGAATTCGCCGGACAAG GGTGTGGTGGTGGACTCGTTTGGTGACTCCAGGCTGAAAGTCAATGAAGTTGCCAGTTCTTGTGGAGAGACGACTCCCAGCAAAGTCCCAAGGAAGTCACCCTTGGCTCCTTTGCATCAAAACAGCATTCCTTGCCGTGACAACTCCCTCCTGTTGGCTGATGAGGTTGGTTTGGATCATAGAGAGAAGACACCCAGCAAAGCACCCCCTGTGACTGCATCATCAATCCTGAATGGGAACAGCCAATTGAGCCACACTAGAGTTGATGAGGAACCATCCTTTGGCGCCTCGGTGCTCACAAACCTCAACTCCAGCTTTGCCTTGGGTTTTGCTCACCACCACTCCACTCCCGTTAAGGCCAGGAGTGGCTCTGACTCATCAACAAACTTTAGTCATTCACAG GCCAATGATGCAACAGCTGACAAGTGTTTTGGCTTCTCCAGTGATGATGATAGTGATGGACCAGAGGGGGTCGATGGACTGCCCTCCCCTCTCCTGGCATCTCCACGCACCTGGGCTCAACGCCAGGCCCTCCTCATGTCCTCCCCTCCACAACTGGCACCATCACGGTTTGCTCCTGAGGTGGTGCGCCGTGCACTCATCCTGGAAGCTGTATCCAGGCCCCTTCAGTTTGATGGTGTGCGCCATAAGGGAGGCCAGTCAAGGTGTGCCCTGCCTTCGGCTGCCAACAACTTGAAGAAGACAAAGAAGACCTCCCAGAGGACAAAAAAGGGCAGGAAGGATAGGCTGCAGGGCATTGACGAGTACCTACTGAAGCGCCAAGCTGTGGAGCCCCCAGAGAAGATTCAGGATGGAGTGGAAGAGGGTGCTGTGGTCACACCGAGCTCTTCACCACCAGCAGCCTCGCTATTTGGCGATGCCAAAGAAGAGGAGGCAGTGGAAGAGGAAGTGGTTGCTCCCTTGTCAGTACGG CCTCCTCGGCGGTCGTATGAGCGTCCATGGAACCGGAAGCTGAAGAAGGTGATTGGAGGGGGTCTGTGCCTGGACTCAAGTGACGAGGAGGACGAGAGAGGTGGCGAGCGAACTAGGaaggagagggaagaagagaagcAGGAGGAAGAAGAAGTGGAAGCACCCCCCAAAGTGGTGCCTCCACCAAAGCCAAGGCACCGAACCAAGGCAACCGAGGACAAG GAGAACCAGATGGATCAGTGGGCCACACAGATCAACTCGCAGTTCAACGAAGTGGAGGACTTTGAACTTTGCCTTGGGTGA
- the LOC124167973 gene encoding uncharacterized protein LOC124167973 isoform X2 yields MRLRGDSKWNCENVPSGCDQPAPEAAGGRKVARSRTRKSSLHSSRTQSPVTVGSRGRRPVLREKTNLKAEEVIVQPVRGKKERGKVKDVSSDSVLQSCGGVVEKGLITEREGVGRRLRASPQIKGDEEKKSQKFVSGRRSSSAAQLAKKTEKNESDGLEIRRERSSSRSPQLATENGSKSSERIRRTKAVLQKVDGKTESNGVETRGKRGSSQSPQQTPNGSKGLGSGQRKDSFKSPNQTPNGSKGLGSGQRKDSFKSPKQVAGEGSSKEDSVLVGRRLCVYMNAAADESCKPTLPSKESVYEFEVDGSEPPSRRRRRKGRGATAARGKKKVFPRFPRVRFPSRSETTASSVESVATLSSFDLGSTASERTVHEGPPSFASAASSCKPTFVPPMACAPRSAMTLRKRLSTVLESPLNSPATSMSALGNSPDKGVVVDSFGDSRLKVNEVASSCGETTPSKVPRKSPLAPLHQNSIPCRDNSLLLADEVGLDHREKTPSKAPPVTASSILNGNSQLSHTRVDEEPSFGASVLTNLNSSFALGFAHHHSTPVKARSGSDSSTNFSHSQANDATADKCFGFSSDDDSDGPEGVDGLPSPLLASPRTWAQRQALLMSSPPQLAPSRFAPEVVRRALILEAVSRPLQFDGVRHKGGQSRCALPSAANNLKKTKKTSQRTKKGRKDRLQGIDEYLLKRQAVEPPEKIQDGVEEGAVVTPSSSPPAASLFGDAKEEEAVEEEVVAPLSVRPPRRSYERPWNRKLKKVIGGGLCLDSSDEEDERGGERTRKEREEEKQEEEEVEAPPKVVPPPKPRHRTKATEDKENQMDQWATQINSQFNEVEDFELCLG; encoded by the exons ATGCGCTTACGGGGTGACAGCAAGTGGAACTGTGAGAATGTCCCCTCTGGGTGTGACCAACCAGCCCCTGAGGCCGCAGGGGGAAGGAAGGTTGCACGCAGTAGAACCAGGAAATCGTCCTTGCACAGCAGCAGGACCCAATCTCCCGTCACTGTTGGTAGTCGGGGGCGACGTCCCGTGCTGAGGGAGAAGACGAACCTCAAGGCAGAAGAGGTGATTGTGCAACCAGTGAGGGGCAAGAAGGAAAGGGGGAAGGTGAAAGATGTGTCAAGTGACAGTGTGCTTCAGTCTTGTGGTGGGGTTGTGGAGAAGGGACTGATTACAGAGAGAGAAGGAGTGGGCAGGAGATTGAGGGCTTCACCTCAGATCAAGggagatgaagaaaagaaaagcCAAAAGTTTGTGTCTGGAAGGAGAAGTAGCAGTGCAGCACAGCTTGCAAAGAAAACAGAGAAGAATGAAAGTGATGGTTTGGAAATTAGAAGGGAGAGGAGTAGCTCACGATCGCCCCAGCTGGCAACAGAAAATGGAAGCAAAAGTTCAGAGAGGATAAGAAGAACTAAAGCAGTGCTGCAGAAGGTGGATGGGAAGACTGAGAGCAATGGTGTGGAGACTAGGGGCAAGCGGGGTAGCTCGCAATCCCCCCAGCAG ACACCAAATGGGAGTAAAGGTCTGGGTAGTGGGCAGAGAAAGGACAGCTTTAAATCGCCCAACCAGACACCAAATGGGAGTAAAGGCCTGGGTAGTGGACAGAGAAAGGACAGCTTCAAATCGCCCAAGCAGGTGGCTGGTGAAGGAAGCAGTAAGGAGGATAGTGTGTTGGTGGGTAGGAGGCTCTGCGTTTATATGAACGCTGCTGCTGATGAGTCGTGCAAACCCACATTGCCCAGCAAGGAAAGTGTCTACGAGTTTGAGGTGGATGGCAGTGAGCCCCCGAGTCGTCGTAGGAGGAGGAAGGGTAGAGGTGCAACTGCCGCCAGGGGCAAGAAGAAGGTGTTCCCACGATTCCCCAG GGTGAGGTTCCCCTCAAGGTCAGAGACTACTGCTTCATCGGTAGAGTCAGTGGCCACTCTATCATCCTTTGACTTGGGGTCCACGGCTTCCGAGAGGACCGTCCATGAGGGGCCACCTTCATTTGCATCAGCAGCAAGCAGCTGCAAGCCCACCTTTGTGCCTCCCATGGCTTGTGCACCACGGTCTGCCATGACCCTGAGGAAACGACTGTCGACTGTCCTAGAGTCTCCCCTTAACTCTCCTGCCACCTCCATGTCTGCACTTGGGAATTCGCCGGACAAG GGTGTGGTGGTGGACTCGTTTGGTGACTCCAGGCTGAAAGTCAATGAAGTTGCCAGTTCTTGTGGAGAGACGACTCCCAGCAAAGTCCCAAGGAAGTCACCCTTGGCTCCTTTGCATCAAAACAGCATTCCTTGCCGTGACAACTCCCTCCTGTTGGCTGATGAGGTTGGTTTGGATCATAGAGAGAAGACACCCAGCAAAGCACCCCCTGTGACTGCATCATCAATCCTGAATGGGAACAGCCAATTGAGCCACACTAGAGTTGATGAGGAACCATCCTTTGGCGCCTCGGTGCTCACAAACCTCAACTCCAGCTTTGCCTTGGGTTTTGCTCACCACCACTCCACTCCCGTTAAGGCCAGGAGTGGCTCTGACTCATCAACAAACTTTAGTCATTCACAG GCCAATGATGCAACAGCTGACAAGTGTTTTGGCTTCTCCAGTGATGATGATAGTGATGGACCAGAGGGGGTCGATGGACTGCCCTCCCCTCTCCTGGCATCTCCACGCACCTGGGCTCAACGCCAGGCCCTCCTCATGTCCTCCCCTCCACAACTGGCACCATCACGGTTTGCTCCTGAGGTGGTGCGCCGTGCACTCATCCTGGAAGCTGTATCCAGGCCCCTTCAGTTTGATGGTGTGCGCCATAAGGGAGGCCAGTCAAGGTGTGCCCTGCCTTCGGCTGCCAACAACTTGAAGAAGACAAAGAAGACCTCCCAGAGGACAAAAAAGGGCAGGAAGGATAGGCTGCAGGGCATTGACGAGTACCTACTGAAGCGCCAAGCTGTGGAGCCCCCAGAGAAGATTCAGGATGGAGTGGAAGAGGGTGCTGTGGTCACACCGAGCTCTTCACCACCAGCAGCCTCGCTATTTGGCGATGCCAAAGAAGAGGAGGCAGTGGAAGAGGAAGTGGTTGCTCCCTTGTCAGTACGG CCTCCTCGGCGGTCGTATGAGCGTCCATGGAACCGGAAGCTGAAGAAGGTGATTGGAGGGGGTCTGTGCCTGGACTCAAGTGACGAGGAGGACGAGAGAGGTGGCGAGCGAACTAGGaaggagagggaagaagagaagcAGGAGGAAGAAGAAGTGGAAGCACCCCCCAAAGTGGTGCCTCCACCAAAGCCAAGGCACCGAACCAAGGCAACCGAGGACAAG GAGAACCAGATGGATCAGTGGGCCACACAGATCAACTCGCAGTTCAACGAAGTGGAGGACTTTGAACTTTGCCTTGGGTGA